The Pseudodesulfovibrio sp. JC047 genome includes the window TTGTCCACCAGGTCTTCAGCTCGCCGGGAGATAACCGCCCGTTCAGACGCTTCCCCGTCCTGTGTCATCCGAGGCGTATTCCAATTAGACATGGAGCCACGATAAGAACCACCAACCGAACGGACGCGTCCAAGACCACGAGCCTTCACTGCACGATTCCGGGCAATGACCTGAGCACGAGCGGAGGGGAAACGCGTCATCGCCGAATCCTCCCCTGCACAGCCACAGGCCCGGCCACCCCATCAAAAACCACAAGCTCACGCCCAAGCCACTTGATGTTCGCCCGGATCATGTCCAGGTCCACATACTCCACACTATCGCCATCAGCGGTAAAGTTAGGATCAAGCGCCTTTTTCAACGCCGCCTTATTCGCGGCAATCTGATCGAGAATCTCGTCTCTGTTATCCCAAATAAACATGCCACGACATTAATCCGTAAATCGGATCAATGTCGTGGACATGGTGGACGTAGTGGACGTGGTGGACAGAAAAGGTAAGTTTTTAGGAAAAAACTCATGTTAGAAAAATAAATTTATGCTGGATTAGGTGTAAAATTGGACAAAGCACGACAACAGAGCGCAACAGTATTTTCTCCGTTTATACCAAATCGCTGTCTCTCTTCATTCGTAGGATGGGGATTAAGCAGCCCACTCCATGTATGGTGAAACCATTCTAGTTTAGCATAATTCAATTCATCAGCCGTCAGTTTTTTAAACTCAAAAAAGCTATTCACATCAGCCCAACAATTTTCCTTATCTCTGAGCTTTTTAAAAAGATCTTGATCACACAAAAAAACGAGTGACACACCAAATATAACAACATCCCACTCAGCCATATTATTAGGCAGTGAAAGCTTTGCTGTACTGATAAGAGTCATTATTTTGCCTATTTCTCTAAACGACATACCTTTTCTTATCGCATAAGCCGCTATGAGCCCCTCTGCACGAAAAGGGATTCCCATTTCTCTGACAAGATATTCAACATATCTATTCGTATCGTCATTGTACAACTGCCGAACATCTGCCGCTTTCGGCATAAGGACATTTATATTGATAAACTTGTTTAAATATATAGCAGCGTCAACATCACCATACCGGGCGCGAATGTGCTGCTCCAACTGCTTGCCATTATAAACCAGCACAAAAACGATCCCAGGCACTGAAAAAACATGTTTCACCTTTTCCAAAATATCCAACGCAAAATCAGGACGACATCTATCAAGCTCATCAATAATAAAAACAAGCGACTTTTTTTGTTCCCGCAACCCTGCACCAATCGCCTTTAATGAATCCTTAAATTCTTTAAGGCCTTTTCTACACAGCTTTCTTGACTCGAAATAATTCTCTGCGAGTAAACCTGCTTCTTCACCAGCAGCACCTGCACCTGCAACGATCATTTCAACCTCTGGCCCCCCCCCTCCTGAAACGGCTGAAACGCCAGCACCAACTATTGCACCACAAACTTTTCCAAAAGAACCTACACCACTTGTTAATAATCCCCCAACACTCTCCTTAAAACTAGGCTTTTGCTCTACCCAAACGCCCTTATCTTCTCCTTTGGCTTTGCTATCGATAAATTCATAAAGTTCATCAGCCAAAGCCGCCATCGGGTCATCCTGATAATCCTGAGAAAACGAATCAAAATAAATTGAATCAATACTTCCGTTCTCTTCCCTTGAAAGCAACCCTCTCCACTGCTGGACAAAGGTAGTCTTACCTGCGCCCCATGGGCCCTCCAACCCCAACACAATAGCTTCGTCACTACGCTGTACCAACCTCATAAGGCTCTCACCAAAAGGCTTCCGCTTAAAAATATCATTGTCTTCTGTAAAACCCTCCATAGGCTTAATCTTAGGAAGTGGTGGAAACAGCAGCATTTCAAACTCCTTACAAATATTTTAAAATAACATCCACCCAATACGCCTATTCATATATTCATTCAACACTACGCAGCCCGCTTCTTCCTCAAATACGCATCCACATCCGCCTGCGGCACCCGAATGCCCTTGCTCTTGCCGAACCGAAACGCGTTCGGGAAAGCGCCCTCGTCCACCATCCGATAAAACATGCTCTTGGAACACCCAAGCTGCTTGATTACCTGCTTCCAATTCAACGCCGGTCCCAAATCCTTATACTCACTCATGCCATCTCCTTATCTGTTCTCGTACCAACCCGGTCGCCAGCCACTGAGGATATCAGCTTGAGTTTTCGGTCGCTCTTTCATCTGCTCAGGCTTCTTCCTTTTAGGCTTTGGCAGCTCACGGTTGGCCCCGCCAAGGTGATACCAAGCCGCCCGCGCATAGACCTCGCAATCCCAATAGTCCACCTTCTTTCCCGAAGGCTGCATCCACACCTGTTTTTCCTCGTCAAGATACTCGGCGCACATTTGGGCCGAATAGTCATGCGGCATCTCCTCCTTGTTGTAGAGATGAAACCCGCCAGGATCACCCGGTTCCACAGACATGGCCGTAGACAAGTCATCCTTGAAAAACTTGGTATCGATATTCACCAGCGTTACACCGCCGGGAATCTTAATCTTGCTGTTCGGGAAATATTCGATATTGGAAAAAGTCAACGGCGCATTGATGCCAACCCGCCCCCTAATAGGCAACATCTTGCCCCGGTGCCGGATAGCCGCCGAATAGATTTCCTTTGTCCGGTGGCCCATGGCATCCCAGAACACCAGCTCCACTCGATGCTCGTTCCCTTCCGGGTCCTTGTAAGTCTGACCCCATAGGATCTCCTCCAGATCAGGAATAGTCAGGGCCGCTCCAGTACGCACCCGCCACGACTCCTCGGCCCTGCCAAACCCGTAAGCCACAATCACGTAGGGCAAGCTCTTGTCCTGGGTATCCACTCCCGCCACCAGCCCGGCCACTCTCGGCACGTCATCCACTGGTCCCGGCACCATCAAGCGCGGCCGGTCATCGCACATGGCGTCCACCTTGTCCGTATCACGTTGAACCTGAAAATCTTCCCACGGCTCGGCCTCATACCCATTCTTGAAATCTTTGGCTCGTTCCTTCCAATCGCTACCACCATGTTCCTTGGTGCCACGCAAAAAAGCGGCACACACCTCGGACAAGGTAACGAATCGCGACAACCAGGCCGGAGTATGGAATCCAATTCGACGAGGCCGATGTGCTTTAAGATAGGCAAACAACTCGATACCCGTCTCAATATCCCGGTACTCGCCCAAAGCCACGGCCTTGTCCCTATCATGATCATCCCACCGACACCCCATATTCTCACACTCATACCAACCAAACAACTCAGCCTCAATCCGCTCTGCATCTCGCACATCTTCAGGCATCCTGAACTGCTTGAAATGCATCCGTTGATATGCCCCGCACTGAGGACAACGCACGTAATAATGAAACACTACCTGGGCACTCAACACAGCCTGCCAGATTTCACCAGTCGAAACAGTAGGTGAAGAGATCTTGAAATTCTTGCTGGACCACTTGTATGTACGTAACCGCTTTTCGCCCAACGGGATCGGCCCAGTTTCCTTTTTGGAAGAGACCTTGGAATACTTGTCCACCTCGTCAAAAATGATGGTCTTGACCGGCTTGTTTGACAGCGAAGAGGCCGACCCGGACCACGCGGTGTAGATAGACATGTGCTGCAAGTTGATCCGGTAAGATGAGAAATCATCCTCGACGCCAGTCACAAAAGAAACAAGCCTCGGACTCGGCTCAATTAACCCTTTACGGATGCGGGTAGTCAGGTTGTGTTTGGCTGTGTCCCGATCGGGATAAACCAACATCACCGGACCGGGATCACGATCAATGGAATAGCCGAGCAAGGTATTGACCCCTTCGGTCTTGCCCACCTGCGGAGCCGCACACCAATCCACTTCGCGCACACCGGGGAAATAAGCCGCGTCCAAAAGACCTGTCACGTAAGGTGCCGTATCATTCCTCCAGGGACCGGGCAAAGCCGACTCATTTCCCAACACCCGATGTCTCTCCGCCCACTCACTCGGCTTGATACGCTTGCGCTTACGCAGCACCTTGCGCTCAGCCTTGCACGGCCTGACCGTAAAAGATTCGCCAAAATGTCCGCCCGGAACCCACTTGGGATCAATCAACATTTTACATGCTATCTTCATCGCTAATCATGACCTCTATGGTTTTCATATTTGAGTACTCTGTTGCCATGTCATCAAACATCTCGATTAAGGCCCGAATCAAGTCTCTGGTTTTCCCTGGCTTGCCCTCCACCGTCTCCACCAATTCACGTCCACGCTTTTGAACTTCAGACTTGAACATAGATGACAACACTCCGGCCCGCGCCCCGATCTCACGCTGCACATGATTCCGCTCAATGAGTTTACCTTGCTCCTTTTCGAGTTTGATCCGCTCCCGCTCAGCCTTGAATTCGGTCAAATTGATCTCGGCCTCTTTCTTACGAACATCCCGGTCTTTTTCCTCCTGCGTCACCTTCTTTCCCGACGTCTTCCGATTTAGTTTTGCCCGCGCATACGTCAACAAAGCCTCTGCTTCAAAGGCTCCATCCGTATTTTTTCCGACAAGTCCGGCTTGGCAATGCCGCCCAAAAGAAGACGAATTTGACTTAAACCCCTCCCCGTCCAGAAACTGCCACGCCTCAGTCTGCGTTCTGAATATCCGGGTATCCTTAACCACGCTCCACCTCCACAGGCTGGGGATTCATCCGCAACTTCGTAATATTGACAGCCTCACGCAAACCGTATCCACACACGTTCACATACCGGGCCTTGCGCCCGTCCTTAAATTCCTTGTTGTATGGTTTGCACTTGCACACCACGTTGACGAGCAACATTTCACCGTTGACCTTCGCCTTTATGAGAAATCGCGCACCACCAAATATTCCTATTTCAGCAGGAACTTTTAATGATTCAGCACTCAAAACTGCATCCACTTCGCTGGTCGTCAATCGAATTTCCGACATTATTTCCCCTCCATCGGTTTCATAAAATTTCGCCAACTCACAACGGGATCACCTATCTCACGCAGCCACGCCATAACCACAGGCTGATGCGACAAATCCGCGACCCGACCATACAACTCCATCGGCCCGTCATAACTCCAAGCCCACCCGGCCCTGTCCACGCGAATCTCCATCCTGTTCGTCGCCAAAATTGCCCGCAGTTCCTCAATGTCATCCGGCAGAACCGTCTTCCGCTCCACATGCCTGGGCGGCACAACCAGCTTCTCCCCTTGATTCGAAATCGCAGAAATCGAAGGTCCAGGGTGAAGGACCGGAGGCAGGCCGGTCAAAATCCATTCCCGCAAGTCGCCGCCGTGATCCGCTTTGTAATCACCCGGATCCTTCCCCTTCGGAACCGGCCACCGCTCACACTGTGAGAATTCTTTACCCCACCAATGCTTCGCCTTGGTTTGCATCTGGATACTGCGCTCTTCCTCTTCGGTCTTCGGCTCATACAGCTCAAAATCCAACGCATTGCCCATCCAAAAAGATGCTTGAAGAAGGGGCATCATCCTCGCGTCGGGCTTACTGCTCAGAGACCCAAGGCCAATAGCACCGACATCAAGGTCCTCGACGGCATAATCCATGGCGATTGCGTCCAATTCGGCTTCGGCGATCATCCATGCCTGCGCGGACTCACGTGTCAACATCGGCCCCATGGCCGATCCGGGCAGAACCACATATTTCATGTCGCGCCCCCATTGCGCTCGCGCCTCTGGAGTTCTCCTGAATCGCACTCTCTGCAATGTGCCCTGCCAAAAAGACGGAACAACTAGGCCAATGGGCATCCACATCCGTTTCAATTTGCCGGTCTTCGGATTGATTTCATCAGGAAGGCCCCAGGCCGATCTTGCCCGATAAACATCGCGCCCCATTTCTCCACAATTCCACCCCAACTTGAATCGCCTGACCGCCTCCAGCGGAACACCGCGCTTGGCCAAATAGTCGAGTTGTTCACTGTTTTTCAACAAATGCCCATGTGCCCACTCGACCAATTCCACAGACCGCCCCTGCCACTTTTCATTAGGATCATCCCACGCCTTGGGCTGAAAGGAGTCCTTCCGAGGCTTTCTTTTGGGCATCCTGTGCTGCTCCTCGGGGTTCCGATCAACCTTCTTGCAGGCTTCGAAATACTCCATGCCGCAATACTTCCTCAGAAATTCAATATTATCCCCGCCAGCATCACAAATTCGGCACCACCAAGACCCAGAGCCGTCATTTTGCTCCGGCCAAACGCAAAACCGATGTTCCTTGCCACCGCACCCCGGACATTGCGAATGCCATTCGCCGCCGTTGGTGCTGGAGATCAATTTGGGTTCAATCCCCATCTCCCGAAGCAAATCCAGAACATTGACACTCACAAAACACCTCTTGGACCTTTGGACCATGACGGACCTTTCAAAAAGCTCTTCGTCCAACCTCTTAATATCTTCATTTTTCTTACTTTATTTTCCTCTTTGGACGATTAGACCAAAAAACAAATATAAAATTATTATGAAAATCAAAAAGTATCTTTGTCAGAGAACTTTAAGATTCGGTCCTTTAGTCCGGGACGCACTAATCCCTTCAATCATTACAAACAATTAAAACTATGGACGATTGAAAACCTTGACCGTCCACAAGGTCCTATGGTCCATCTTTCTAGAACTTCCTCTTGTCCGACTCCTGTTCGATCTGCTCCCTAACCTCGGCAAGCACACTCACCCCCCAGTAGCGATAGGTCCCAACCTTTTCGTGCTTGAAACGTTTCTTCATGAGTTTGCCAAAAGTCTTTTGGGGAATGGTCTTCTTCTTTGAATACATCCGTCTGAAAAACCAACAAAAGACATCATAAATGTCCGTCGCCCCGATCCACACCTGTTCGGAATTTGTTTCGGGAACGAAACAGCACTCGTCTACGAAGTCCGCCAACAGATCTTCATCACGCCGATACTCGGCAGTTGCCTCCAAAACTTTTGCGGGAGGATTCAACCCCTGTTTCTGCCAATCCAGACATCCCTGAACCAACCAGGCCAAAATGCCGGACGCCTCAGGCTTGACCTTTTTCCCGAGGTCCCTGTCCACTTCACGTTCATTGTCAGCTTGGGGCTTGCGCTTGACAAAACTGAGTTCGAACGGGATCAGATGCATTCGTTCCCAAAAGGCGAAATCATCCGCCGAAGCGTGGGGTTTGTGATTGGTGAGAAGAAAAAGCTGATGAGAAGGCTTAAATGAAACCATCCGCATATTGCCGTACCCATAACGTCCTGTCAGAGTGTCTCCACCGGAGAACCACTTCACCCGGCTGGCACTAAACTTACGGCCTTCATCAGTTTCCGAAGCAAAAGCAACTCGACGACCACGAAGGGCCATAATGTCAGGAGTTGGCCCGGAAGAACTGCGCGCTGGCCCCTGGTCCAGAAGCATCTCGGCAGGAATAGGCCCAGCCACTTCACCGAGAACATCCTGAATGGTTTCGACCATAAACGACTTACCATTCCGCCCCTGCCCATGAAGCACTGCGAAAATATGTTCCGGAGATATTCCAAAAACAGCATACCCAAAGACCCGCTGTATATACGAAGCCATCTCTAAATCATCACTCATAATTTCCAGGACAGATTTTTCCCACACTTTGCAAGGGCTATCGATCCCCTTCCACTCGGTCGGGCATCCCTTAAGGATATAATCTTCCGGCCCCCCTTTTCGAAGCAAACCAGTACGAAGGTCCAAAACTCCGTTAGCGCACCCAAGAAGCCACGGATCGGAGTCCAGCTCATCACCAAGAATATGAAGCGGGTTCTCCCGCATGGTGTGAGCGAACTCCAGGCACTTATTCCGGCCATTGT containing:
- a CDS encoding terminase gpA endonuclease subunit, producing the protein MKIACKMLIDPKWVPGGHFGESFTVRPCKAERKVLRKRKRIKPSEWAERHRVLGNESALPGPWRNDTAPYVTGLLDAAYFPGVREVDWCAAPQVGKTEGVNTLLGYSIDRDPGPVMLVYPDRDTAKHNLTTRIRKGLIEPSPRLVSFVTGVEDDFSSYRINLQHMSIYTAWSGSASSLSNKPVKTIIFDEVDKYSKVSSKKETGPIPLGEKRLRTYKWSSKNFKISSPTVSTGEIWQAVLSAQVVFHYYVRCPQCGAYQRMHFKQFRMPEDVRDAERIEAELFGWYECENMGCRWDDHDRDKAVALGEYRDIETGIELFAYLKAHRPRRIGFHTPAWLSRFVTLSEVCAAFLRGTKEHGGSDWKERAKDFKNGYEAEPWEDFQVQRDTDKVDAMCDDRPRLMVPGPVDDVPRVAGLVAGVDTQDKSLPYVIVAYGFGRAEESWRVRTGAALTIPDLEEILWGQTYKDPEGNEHRVELVFWDAMGHRTKEIYSAAIRHRGKMLPIRGRVGINAPLTFSNIEYFPNSKIKIPGGVTLVNIDTKFFKDDLSTAMSVEPGDPGGFHLYNKEEMPHDYSAQMCAEYLDEEKQVWMQPSGKKVDYWDCEVYARAAWYHLGGANRELPKPKRKKPEQMKERPKTQADILSGWRPGWYENR
- a CDS encoding alpha helicase — encoded protein: MSVNVLDLLREMGIEPKLISSTNGGEWHSQCPGCGGKEHRFCVWPEQNDGSGSWWCRICDAGGDNIEFLRKYCGMEYFEACKKVDRNPEEQHRMPKRKPRKDSFQPKAWDDPNEKWQGRSVELVEWAHGHLLKNSEQLDYLAKRGVPLEAVRRFKLGWNCGEMGRDVYRARSAWGLPDEINPKTGKLKRMWMPIGLVVPSFWQGTLQRVRFRRTPEARAQWGRDMKYVVLPGSAMGPMLTRESAQAWMIAEAELDAIAMDYAVEDLDVGAIGLGSLSSKPDARMMPLLQASFWMGNALDFELYEPKTEEEERSIQMQTKAKHWWGKEFSQCERWPVPKGKDPGDYKADHGGDLREWILTGLPPVLHPGPSISAISNQGEKLVVPPRHVERKTVLPDDIEELRAILATNRMEIRVDRAGWAWSYDGPMELYGRVADLSHQPVVMAWLREIGDPVVSWRNFMKPMEGK
- a CDS encoding helix-turn-helix domain-containing protein, encoding MSEYKDLGPALNWKQVIKQLGCSKSMFYRMVDEGAFPNAFRFGKSKGIRVPQADVDAYLRKKRAA
- a CDS encoding P-loop NTPase fold protein, with the protein product MLLFPPLPKIKPMEGFTEDNDIFKRKPFGESLMRLVQRSDEAIVLGLEGPWGAGKTTFVQQWRGLLSREENGSIDSIYFDSFSQDYQDDPMAALADELYEFIDSKAKGEDKGVWVEQKPSFKESVGGLLTSGVGSFGKVCGAIVGAGVSAVSGGGGPEVEMIVAGAGAAGEEAGLLAENYFESRKLCRKGLKEFKDSLKAIGAGLREQKKSLVFIIDELDRCRPDFALDILEKVKHVFSVPGIVFVLVYNGKQLEQHIRARYGDVDAAIYLNKFININVLMPKAADVRQLYNDDTNRYVEYLVREMGIPFRAEGLIAAYAIRKGMSFREIGKIMTLISTAKLSLPNNMAEWDVVIFGVSLVFLCDQDLFKKLRDKENCWADVNSFFEFKKLTADELNYAKLEWFHHTWSGLLNPHPTNEERQRFGINGENTVALCCRALSNFTPNPA
- a CDS encoding phage/plasmid primase, P4 family — translated: MADNKNESVAGDPVGEVVDIRKMIEVRREEEEAIVGESDEKAGPSSDFIRKCAKSGQLGDGMLFAALHQGRYVFNKQTKEWLVFNGHHWELDELDTVKAAVEDVIDVYMAEEERLWPLYFDAVREEDKNEKRRLKRILDAVQTKIKSLRNDNGRNKCLEFAHTMRENPLHILGDELDSDPWLLGCANGVLDLRTGLLRKGGPEDYILKGCPTEWKGIDSPCKVWEKSVLEIMSDDLEMASYIQRVFGYAVFGISPEHIFAVLHGQGRNGKSFMVETIQDVLGEVAGPIPAEMLLDQGPARSSSGPTPDIMALRGRRVAFASETDEGRKFSASRVKWFSGGDTLTGRYGYGNMRMVSFKPSHQLFLLTNHKPHASADDFAFWERMHLIPFELSFVKRKPQADNEREVDRDLGKKVKPEASGILAWLVQGCLDWQKQGLNPPAKVLEATAEYRRDEDLLADFVDECCFVPETNSEQVWIGATDIYDVFCWFFRRMYSKKKTIPQKTFGKLMKKRFKHEKVGTYRYWGVSVLAEVREQIEQESDKRKF